One Oscillospiraceae bacterium genomic region harbors:
- a CDS encoding YegS/Rv2252/BmrU family lipid kinase, with protein MQQLFIINPAAGKTDASVVLVPQIQAAAARAGVDVQIEITRSRGHARQLAEAAAASGEEVHIYAAGGDGTMNEVLQGTANHPNIAVGCIPCGSGNDYVRNFGAPADFLDMDAQLAAEAFPVDLLATPQGYGIDIYAAGIDAQVANGIPKWRRIPLCGGTTAYTLSILEAVCSSFRHHLHIQADDRELDGVYMMLAICNARMYGGGYCAAPNASLDDGLLDVVLLKPVPRLKLPGLLGGYKKGEHLTPDGTVTEKFRPYLTYFRTSAIDIRVLDPKPMITTLDGECSPQKTLYAETARRSAHILLPPKLAYNAPVLQVMGE; from the coding sequence ATGCAGCAGTTGTTTATCATCAATCCCGCGGCCGGCAAGACCGACGCCAGCGTGGTGCTGGTGCCCCAGATCCAGGCGGCCGCTGCCCGCGCCGGGGTGGACGTGCAGATCGAGATCACCCGCAGCCGCGGCCACGCCCGCCAATTGGCCGAAGCCGCCGCAGCCAGCGGGGAAGAAGTACATATCTACGCGGCAGGCGGCGACGGCACGATGAACGAAGTGCTGCAAGGCACGGCCAACCACCCCAATATCGCGGTGGGCTGCATTCCCTGCGGCAGCGGCAACGACTATGTGCGCAACTTCGGCGCCCCGGCGGATTTCTTGGATATGGATGCCCAGCTGGCAGCCGAAGCCTTCCCGGTGGATCTGCTGGCAACGCCCCAGGGCTACGGCATCGACATCTACGCCGCAGGCATCGACGCCCAGGTGGCCAACGGTATCCCCAAGTGGCGGCGCATCCCGCTGTGCGGCGGGACCACCGCGTACACCCTGTCCATCCTCGAAGCCGTCTGCAGCAGCTTCAGGCATCACCTGCATATTCAGGCTGATGACCGGGAACTGGACGGCGTCTACATGATGCTGGCTATCTGCAACGCCCGCATGTACGGCGGCGGCTACTGTGCCGCCCCCAACGCCAGCCTGGACGACGGCCTGCTGGACGTGGTGCTGCTAAAGCCGGTGCCGCGCCTGAAGCTGCCCGGCCTTTTGGGCGGCTACAAAAAAGGCGAGCACCTTACGCCGGACGGTACGGTGACCGAAAAGTTCCGCCCGTACTTAACGTACTTCCGCACATCGGCCATCGACATCCGGGTGCTGGATCCAAAGCCGATGATCACCACCCTGGACGGCGAATGTTCGCCCCAGAAAACGCTGTACGCCGAGACGGCACGGCGCAGCGCCCATATCCTTTTGCCGCCAAAACTCGCATACAACGCACCTGTTCTGCAGGTCATGGGAGAGTAA
- a CDS encoding DUF421 domain-containing protein, with protein sequence MADVFVEIGQVVITSLVSLMGMFLLTRWGGKRQISQMSPFDYLNAVTTGSIAAELATNLEQWYRPVTAMVVYGLVTWVVHFTACRSIFMRSLWSGRSLVLMESGTIFKENLSRASIDLNEFLGQARVAGYFDPNEIQTAILETNGQISFLPKSGSRPVTPQDLQLTPEPVSAWYDLILDGQLMEDNLKASGRSVSWLESQLHSVGIGQKSEVFYAGCNQQGTFFACRGG encoded by the coding sequence ATGGCAGATGTTTTTGTGGAAATCGGGCAAGTCGTCATTACCAGCCTTGTATCATTGATGGGGATGTTTTTGCTGACGCGGTGGGGCGGCAAGCGGCAAATTTCCCAGATGAGCCCCTTTGACTATCTGAACGCCGTGACCACCGGTTCTATCGCTGCCGAGCTGGCGACAAATCTGGAACAGTGGTACCGCCCTGTCACCGCCATGGTCGTGTACGGGCTGGTGACCTGGGTCGTGCATTTTACTGCCTGCCGCAGTATCTTTATGCGCAGTTTGTGGAGCGGGCGGTCGCTGGTATTGATGGAGAGCGGCACCATTTTTAAGGAGAATCTTTCCCGCGCGTCCATTGATTTGAACGAGTTTTTGGGCCAGGCCCGCGTGGCCGGGTATTTTGACCCCAACGAAATACAAACCGCCATTTTGGAAACGAACGGCCAGATCAGCTTTTTGCCCAAGAGCGGCAGCCGCCCCGTCACCCCGCAGGACTTGCAGCTGACGCCGGAGCCGGTGAGTGCGTGGTATGACCTGATTCTGGACGGACAGCTGATGGAAGATAACCTGAAAGCCTCCGGCCGCAGCGTAAGCTGGCTGGAAAGCCAGCTGCACAGCGTGGGCATCGGGCAGAAAAGCGAGGTATTTTACGCGGGCTGCAACCAGCAGGGCACATTCTTCGCCTGCCGCGGTGGGTAA
- a CDS encoding NADH peroxidase: MTKYVCTVCGYIAEGTIPEFCPVCKAPASKFIEKKDNTYVTEHVVGIAKDVPEEIKQGLRENFNGECSEVGMYLAMSRVADREGYPEIAEAWKRYAFEEAEHASKFAELLGEVLTDSTKKNLQMRVDAECGACAGKMDLAKKAKELNLDAIHDTVHEMAKDEARHGRGMQGLLDRYFK; this comes from the coding sequence ATGACGAAGTATGTTTGCACCGTTTGTGGTTATATCGCTGAAGGCACCATCCCCGAGTTCTGCCCGGTCTGCAAGGCCCCGGCTTCCAAGTTCATCGAGAAGAAGGACAACACCTATGTAACCGAGCATGTTGTCGGCATCGCCAAGGACGTGCCCGAGGAAATCAAGCAGGGTCTGCGCGAGAACTTCAACGGCGAGTGCAGCGAAGTTGGCATGTACCTGGCCATGAGCCGCGTGGCTGACCGCGAAGGCTACCCCGAGATCGCCGAGGCCTGGAAGCGCTACGCCTTTGAGGAAGCTGAGCATGCTTCCAAGTTCGCTGAGCTGCTGGGCGAGGTCCTGACCGACAGCACCAAAAAGAACCTGCAGATGCGTGTTGACGCCGAGTGCGGCGCCTGCGCCGGCAAGATGGACCTGGCCAAGAAGGCCAAGGAACTGAACCTGGACGCCATCCATGACACCGTCCACGAGATGGCAAAGGATGAGGCCCGCCATGGCCGCGGTATGCAGGGCCTGCTGGATCGCTACTTCAAATAA
- a CDS encoding Gx transporter family protein, whose protein sequence is MRSQKSREVAWTGMLFALAIALSFLESAITPLLGLMPAMKLGLSNLVVMYALLFLNARTAAELVLLKALFALLTRGPTAGFLSLCGGVLSFLVLWGLLHLPASPGEFIFTVSGALAHNIGQLLGASVLLSSAMALGYAPVLLVAGLCVGALSCVLSKALFAAMPKNAPGRGNQYKLFKK, encoded by the coding sequence ATGCGCAGCCAAAAATCCCGAGAGGTCGCCTGGACGGGCATGCTGTTTGCCCTGGCCATCGCACTGTCATTTTTAGAATCCGCCATCACGCCGCTGCTGGGCCTGATGCCCGCCATGAAGCTGGGCCTTTCCAACCTGGTGGTCATGTACGCGCTGCTTTTCTTAAACGCTCGTACAGCGGCGGAGCTGGTGCTGCTCAAGGCTCTGTTTGCCCTGTTGACCCGCGGGCCGACAGCTGGCTTTTTATCCCTGTGCGGCGGCGTGCTGTCCTTCCTTGTATTGTGGGGGCTGCTGCACCTGCCCGCCTCGCCGGGAGAGTTCATCTTCACGGTCAGCGGTGCGCTGGCCCATAATATCGGCCAATTGCTGGGAGCCTCGGTACTGCTGTCCAGTGCGATGGCATTAGGCTATGCGCCGGTGCTGCTGGTGGCCGGGCTGTGCGTGGGGGCGTTGAGCTGTGTGCTCTCCAAAGCTTTGTTTGCTGCTATGCCCAAAAATGCGCCGGGGAGAGGAAACCAATACAAACTTTTTAAAAAATAA
- a CDS encoding DUF4358 domain-containing protein produces the protein MKKLLPILLCAALLAGCGSSASSAASSAAESTVASESVAESTAESTIGGADSETDIVVSDDAKANTANLDAAVSALEEVNPIANPRALDDFSVENELMLTMDNIAGYKGDVTNDQADCGLVFVAQAKPGKAADVESELQAYKDSLSANDLYAEFADKVALAKDARIVTNGDYVAIVIAGISNPDYSAIDTALETALNF, from the coding sequence ATGAAAAAGTTACTTCCTATCCTGCTGTGCGCTGCCCTGCTGGCTGGCTGCGGCAGTTCCGCCAGCTCCGCTGCTTCTTCGGCTGCGGAGAGCACCGTAGCTTCTGAGTCTGTTGCCGAGTCCACCGCAGAGAGCACCATCGGCGGTGCTGACAGCGAGACCGACATTGTCGTGAGCGATGATGCCAAAGCCAATACCGCCAATCTGGACGCTGCTGTATCCGCTTTGGAAGAGGTCAACCCCATCGCCAACCCCCGCGCACTGGACGACTTCTCTGTTGAGAACGAGCTGATGCTGACCATGGACAACATTGCCGGCTACAAGGGCGATGTGACCAACGACCAGGCTGACTGCGGCCTCGTGTTTGTGGCCCAGGCCAAGCCCGGCAAGGCCGCTGATGTCGAGAGCGAACTGCAGGCTTACAAAGACAGCCTGTCTGCCAACGACCTGTATGCCGAGTTTGCCGACAAGGTCGCCCTGGCCAAGGATGCCCGCATCGTGACCAATGGCGACTATGTTGCCATCGTCATCGCCGGCATTTCGAACCCTGACTACAGCGCCATTGATACCGCCCTGGAGACGGCACTGAACTTCTAA
- a CDS encoding MBOAT family protein, whose amino-acid sequence MVFNSVVFLFCFLPLALLAYYLIPGRGKNVVLLVESLLFYCWTGVEYLPLIVCLIVFNYLWGLLTARTKAKLKGLLPAVAVLVNLAALVYFKYANFLIDTLNHIGNFGLAALDVGAVLPLGISYYIFKIISYEADVYTGKVEAEKDPIAFAAYVLFFPQLIVGPIIKYRDMAPQLHNYKNRCNAALMERGVELFLFGLAKKVILADSIGALWTDIISTGGVGLSNVSTPLAWLGIIAYSLQLYFDFAGYSEMSNGLAALMGFDCAANFDLPYISASITEFWRRWHISLSGWFRDYIYIPLGGNRKGAARQMLNMFLVWAATGIWHGANWNFIVWGLYYFVLLVIEKNFLLKFLKKCPLAAHIYTLFFVVLGWGIFTANQPGAPLGLLLNKLFVPQGGISPVYYLRNYGVFLVLGCVCSSVLPRWLWERISRNTAVKAVVSALLALLCIAYVVAATNTTALYANF is encoded by the coding sequence ATGGTTTTTAACAGCGTTGTGTTCCTGTTCTGCTTTTTGCCGCTGGCGCTGCTTGCGTACTACCTCATCCCCGGGCGGGGCAAAAATGTGGTGCTGCTGGTGGAAAGCCTGCTGTTCTACTGCTGGACCGGTGTAGAATATCTGCCGCTGATTGTCTGCCTGATCGTATTCAACTACCTGTGGGGGCTGCTGACAGCGCGCACCAAAGCCAAACTGAAAGGTCTGCTGCCTGCCGTGGCGGTGCTGGTCAACCTGGCGGCGCTGGTCTACTTTAAGTATGCCAATTTCCTGATCGATACCCTGAACCACATCGGGAATTTTGGTCTGGCCGCCCTGGATGTAGGTGCGGTGCTGCCCCTGGGCATCAGCTACTACATCTTTAAAATTATCAGCTACGAAGCCGACGTTTACACCGGCAAGGTAGAGGCCGAGAAAGACCCCATCGCCTTTGCGGCGTATGTGCTGTTCTTCCCGCAATTGATTGTAGGCCCCATCATCAAGTACCGTGATATGGCCCCGCAGCTGCACAACTACAAAAACCGCTGCAATGCGGCGCTGATGGAGCGCGGCGTGGAACTGTTTTTGTTTGGCCTTGCCAAAAAGGTGATCTTGGCGGATTCCATCGGTGCGCTGTGGACCGATATTATCAGCACGGGCGGCGTGGGGCTAAGCAATGTTTCCACCCCGCTGGCCTGGCTGGGCATCATTGCCTACTCGCTGCAGCTGTACTTTGACTTTGCCGGGTACAGCGAGATGAGCAACGGCCTCGCTGCCCTGATGGGCTTTGACTGTGCCGCCAACTTTGATTTGCCGTATATTTCTGCCAGCATTACGGAGTTCTGGCGGCGATGGCACATTTCCCTGTCCGGCTGGTTCCGGGATTACATCTACATTCCGCTGGGCGGCAACCGCAAGGGCGCCGCGCGGCAGATGCTTAACATGTTCCTCGTCTGGGCCGCCACTGGCATCTGGCACGGCGCCAACTGGAACTTCATCGTGTGGGGGCTGTACTATTTTGTGCTGCTGGTCATCGAGAAGAATTTTCTGCTGAAATTCCTGAAGAAATGCCCGCTTGCGGCCCATATTTACACGCTGTTCTTTGTGGTGCTGGGCTGGGGCATCTTTACCGCCAACCAGCCCGGTGCGCCGCTGGGGCTGCTGCTCAACAAGCTGTTTGTACCCCAGGGCGGCATCTCGCCGGTGTATTATCTGCGCAACTACGGCGTATTTTTGGTGCTGGGCTGCGTGTGTTCGTCGGTGCTGCCCCGCTGGCTGTGGGAGCGCATCAGCCGCAATACGGCGGTAAAAGCGGTGGTCTCGGCCCTGCTGGCGCTGCTGTGCATTGCCTATGTAGTGGCCGCCACCAACACGACGGCCCTGTACGCCAATTTCTGA
- a CDS encoding DHHW family protein yields MGKVVYRKEKKSRSPYPLLILGAVVVFGFSLVNLVFPKRDQLELENRKAAQLPAFSVSALLDGSWQSGFARWMQDQFALRDVWVNTQRAADEIVFQKVEEGGILLGKDHWMYTKLFTVDDATQKQLAKNVQAVSDFAAAHPGKVTFLLAPSASVIYPEELPTGAPMADENAMLDDIFTTVGQNASVLDLRPTFTADKNEYLYFKTDHHWTPNGAYRAYEQFCAMKGLTPFDRDAHESITVTDFQGTHYSATRLWNVENDEITYYPLKNEMTIYRITGEASYEPETTENLINTMKFNTRDKYAAFLDGNNGYSVIEGDGEGSILVVKDSYANSFIPYLTANYGKIGVVDFRNFKYGLDSTIEQEGYDEVLILYNFQTFIADSNLIYISRPSTLQ; encoded by the coding sequence ATGGGAAAAGTTGTATACCGCAAAGAAAAAAAGAGCCGTTCCCCCTATCCGCTGCTGATTCTGGGCGCGGTGGTCGTGTTTGGGTTTTCGCTGGTGAATCTGGTGTTTCCCAAGCGCGACCAGCTGGAACTGGAAAACCGCAAGGCCGCGCAGCTGCCGGCGTTCAGCGTTTCGGCACTGCTGGACGGCAGCTGGCAGAGCGGGTTTGCCCGCTGGATGCAGGACCAGTTTGCCCTGCGTGATGTCTGGGTCAACACCCAGCGCGCGGCGGACGAAATCGTTTTCCAGAAAGTCGAGGAGGGCGGCATCCTGCTGGGCAAGGACCACTGGATGTATACGAAGCTCTTTACCGTGGACGATGCCACCCAGAAGCAGCTTGCTAAGAACGTGCAGGCTGTCAGCGATTTTGCGGCGGCTCATCCCGGTAAGGTGACGTTTTTGCTGGCGCCCTCGGCCAGTGTGATCTATCCCGAGGAGCTGCCCACCGGTGCCCCGATGGCGGACGAGAACGCGATGCTGGACGATATTTTTACTACGGTTGGTCAAAATGCCAGCGTGTTGGACCTGCGCCCCACCTTTACCGCCGACAAGAACGAGTACCTGTACTTTAAGACCGACCACCACTGGACGCCCAACGGCGCCTACCGCGCGTATGAGCAGTTCTGCGCAATGAAGGGCCTGACGCCTTTTGACCGTGACGCCCATGAGTCGATCACGGTGACGGATTTCCAAGGCACCCACTATTCGGCCACACGGCTGTGGAACGTGGAGAACGACGAGATCACCTACTACCCGCTGAAAAACGAGATGACCATTTACCGCATCACCGGCGAGGCCTCCTATGAGCCGGAGACCACTGAGAACCTCATCAACACGATGAAGTTCAACACACGGGACAAGTACGCCGCATTTTTGGACGGCAACAACGGCTACTCGGTCATCGAGGGCGACGGCGAGGGCAGCATTTTGGTAGTGAAGGACAGCTACGCCAATAGCTTTATCCCCTACCTGACCGCCAACTATGGCAAGATCGGCGTGGTGGATTTCCGCAACTTTAAGTATGGGCTGGACTCCACCATTGAGCAGGAAGGCTACGATGAAGTGCTGATCTTGTACAACTTCCAGACTTTTATCGCCGATTCCAACCTGATTTATATCTCCCGTCCCAGCACCTTGCAGTAA
- a CDS encoding spore germination protein — protein MQKPALCRALAQNLAVLQDRFGGSDDFYTKKLSVGGIRCAIIMFTGISSPEKLCRLALDMLDRDPAFFGGGPGLCDYLLKQSLIPAEPQPASDIEEIGELLANGMSLLLIDDCDQAVVFSTQEMPQRSISTPSGEGNMRGSQEAFTELLRNNVSLLRRQFRSGTLVAEIATAHTRAKTEYCLCYDSALAPAETIHALRDRLEKIELPVLLDSAYFASFLKQDKLNLFPAAAYTERPATACARLCEGKAVVLVAGCPYAMVVPSFFAEHFECLDDYASGAVFAGLIRLLKYLAFLLSVFGPGLYVMAVAFAPEIIPAQLLTKLAQAEAQTPLPPMLEMLAVTLLLEIVREAGLRAPQSISHTVSIVGALIIGETAVNAGIVSVPVLTMAAAATIATLAVPSLYEQSILFRFCVILLAGLFGVLGLTCAALMILAMACGSEPFGYDYLYPLMPPGKASVRDGFVRSIWSELAKAGEVIGRHEM, from the coding sequence ATGCAAAAACCAGCCTTGTGCCGGGCCCTGGCCCAAAATCTTGCGGTTCTGCAAGATAGATTTGGCGGCTCGGACGATTTCTATACCAAAAAGCTCTCGGTGGGCGGCATCCGCTGCGCCATCATTATGTTTACAGGAATTTCCTCGCCGGAAAAACTCTGCCGGTTAGCCCTTGATATGCTGGATCGCGACCCGGCCTTTTTCGGCGGTGGGCCGGGGCTGTGCGACTATCTGCTTAAACAAAGCCTTATCCCCGCCGAGCCGCAGCCAGCCTCAGATATAGAAGAAATCGGGGAACTGCTGGCCAACGGCATGTCACTGCTGCTTATTGATGACTGTGACCAGGCAGTTGTGTTCTCCACCCAGGAAATGCCCCAGCGCAGCATCAGCACCCCCAGCGGTGAGGGCAACATGCGCGGCTCGCAGGAGGCATTCACCGAACTGTTGCGCAATAACGTATCCCTGCTGCGCCGCCAATTCCGTTCTGGCACGCTGGTGGCGGAAATTGCCACCGCCCATACCCGCGCCAAGACCGAATACTGCCTGTGCTATGACAGCGCCCTGGCCCCGGCTGAAACCATTCATGCCCTTCGGGACCGTCTGGAAAAAATCGAACTGCCCGTGCTTTTGGACAGTGCTTACTTTGCCTCTTTTTTAAAGCAGGATAAACTCAACCTGTTCCCGGCCGCCGCCTACACCGAGCGCCCCGCCACCGCCTGCGCACGCCTGTGCGAGGGCAAAGCCGTGGTGCTGGTGGCAGGCTGCCCCTACGCTATGGTGGTGCCCAGCTTTTTTGCCGAGCATTTCGAGTGCCTGGACGACTACGCCTCGGGCGCGGTCTTCGCGGGGCTGATCCGGCTTTTAAAATATCTGGCGTTCCTTCTGTCGGTGTTCGGCCCTGGACTGTACGTAATGGCGGTGGCCTTTGCACCGGAGATCATCCCCGCGCAGCTGTTGACGAAACTTGCCCAGGCCGAAGCCCAGACACCCTTGCCGCCGATGCTGGAAATGCTGGCGGTGACCTTGCTGCTGGAAATCGTCCGAGAGGCGGGTCTGCGTGCGCCTCAATCCATCAGCCACACGGTCAGTATTGTGGGCGCACTCATTATTGGCGAGACAGCCGTCAATGCCGGCATCGTCAGTGTGCCGGTGCTTACCATGGCGGCGGCCGCCACCATCGCCACGCTGGCTGTGCCTTCTCTGTACGAGCAAAGCATTTTGTTTCGCTTCTGCGTCATCCTGCTGGCCGGGCTGTTCGGCGTGCTGGGGCTGACCTGCGCCGCACTGATGATCTTAGCCATGGCCTGCGGCAGCGAGCCCTTCGGGTACGACTATCTCTACCCGCTGATGCCCCCGGGCAAAGCCAGCGTCCGGGACGGTTTTGTGCGCAGTATCTGGTCCGAGCTGGCCAAAGCCGGGGAGGTGATCGGCCGCCATGAAATGTGA
- a CDS encoding DUF421 domain-containing protein, producing the protein MLASVFRTVIVYVAVITAMRLMGKRQLGELQPAELVTTFLISNVASICIDEPDLPLAASIVPIFLLTALEILNSTLAWFCPRYARLLFGKPITVIVRGEIRQQALQELRITASDLMEALRGKEYFSPTELLWATVEPNGSISTAPVPQNSEAPPMLPLLLEGTVYRENLAFFGVDEPWLDDRLAEKQLTRPQVLLLLYNGKDLLIVPRQNTKGPPPKGRPGKDAV; encoded by the coding sequence ATGCTTGCCAGCGTTTTTCGCACTGTCATTGTTTATGTTGCCGTTATCACCGCCATGCGGCTGATGGGCAAGCGGCAGCTGGGGGAATTGCAGCCCGCCGAGCTGGTGACCACCTTTCTCATCTCCAACGTAGCGTCCATCTGCATCGATGAGCCGGATTTGCCGCTGGCGGCCAGCATCGTGCCGATTTTTTTGCTTACAGCGCTGGAGATTTTGAACTCTACTCTGGCCTGGTTCTGTCCCCGGTATGCGCGGCTGCTGTTCGGCAAGCCGATCACCGTCATTGTGCGGGGTGAAATTCGGCAGCAGGCATTGCAGGAGCTGCGCATCACGGCATCCGACTTGATGGAAGCACTGCGGGGCAAGGAGTACTTTTCCCCTACTGAACTGCTGTGGGCCACGGTGGAGCCAAACGGCAGTATCAGCACCGCACCGGTGCCTCAAAACAGCGAAGCCCCGCCCATGCTGCCGCTGCTGCTGGAAGGCACGGTTTACCGGGAGAACCTGGCCTTTTTTGGCGTGGATGAGCCTTGGCTGGATGACCGCCTTGCCGAAAAGCAGCTGACCCGGCCACAGGTGTTGCTGCTGCTTTATAATGGCAAAGACCTGCTGATCGTGCCCCGGCAAAACACAAAAGGGCCGCCCCCGAAGGGGCGGCCCGGAAAGGACGCGGTATGA
- a CDS encoding DUF4363 family protein: MSRNRYAVILLVVLALTLWLAGRYVNRTTATLCNELQTACTLAETGQMSQAQQAYRAAADNAAQASKVLGMLVRRNLIDQMNQTLSLLPGCAKEENLTDLTLETDRACCQLQQIQQSFFGSF; this comes from the coding sequence ATGAGTCGAAACCGATATGCGGTGATCCTGTTGGTAGTGCTGGCGCTGACTTTATGGCTGGCGGGGCGGTACGTGAACCGCACCACGGCCACCCTTTGCAATGAGCTGCAAACCGCCTGCACCCTGGCCGAGACCGGCCAAATGTCGCAGGCACAGCAAGCTTACCGAGCGGCTGCGGATAACGCTGCCCAGGCCAGCAAGGTGCTGGGGATGCTGGTGCGGCGCAATCTCATCGACCAGATGAACCAGACCTTAAGCCTGCTGCCCGGCTGTGCCAAAGAAGAGAACCTTACGGACCTCACCCTAGAGACGGACCGGGCCTGCTGCCAGCTGCAACAGATACAGCAATCATTTTTCGGCAGTTTTTGA
- the nrdR gene encoding transcriptional regulator NrdR, with product MKCPYCGEVDSKVIDSRPTEDGEKIRRRRECLNCKKRFTTYEIVETVPLMVVKKDHSREVFDRQKLLNGMLRACEKRPVSYQQLDDAVSRIEQLLLNSYDREVSSIHIGDLAMQELKQMDDVAYVRFASVYRQFSDVNTFMEELKDMLDSRSKTAEK from the coding sequence ATGAAATGCCCGTATTGTGGGGAAGTGGATTCCAAAGTTATTGACTCCCGCCCGACTGAGGACGGTGAAAAGATCCGCCGCCGCCGCGAATGTCTGAACTGCAAAAAGCGTTTTACGACCTACGAGATCGTCGAGACGGTGCCCTTGATGGTCGTCAAGAAAGACCACTCCCGTGAGGTATTTGACCGCCAGAAGCTGCTGAACGGTATGCTGCGCGCCTGCGAAAAGCGCCCCGTCAGCTACCAGCAGTTGGACGACGCTGTCAGCCGGATCGAGCAGCTGTTGCTCAACTCCTATGACCGCGAAGTCTCTTCCATCCATATCGGCGATCTGGCTATGCAGGAGCTCAAGCAGATGGATGATGTCGCCTATGTGCGCTTCGCCTCCGTCTACCGCCAGTTCAGCGACGTCAACACCTTTATGGAAGAATTGAAGGACATGCTGGACAGCCGATCAAAAACTGCCGAAAAATGA